From Eubalaena glacialis isolate mEubGla1 chromosome 17, mEubGla1.1.hap2.+ XY, whole genome shotgun sequence, a single genomic window includes:
- the LOC133076819 gene encoding endoplasmic reticulum transmembrane helix translocase-like yields MLWWRPRLSGSKTSKVRRCLCGNQRGAGKDGGGVGWVRGQRPVLRGSALLGLAHPVEQPKPRLQPRTLFAARVLLVAGPALTVSELVAALWPNRWLALLRRLTVLPFEGLLYLARLGAAATGCRGWQLDVGLRGRVARARHHVPRALTHRSLGALVRARAVRAHLHPGRRWTGDLHAMEKKQSLHKAFPLGNVFSYYQSNREVQENSEVCEAE; encoded by the exons ATGCTCTGGTGGCGCCCAAGGCTCAGCGGAAGTAAAACGTCAAAAGTGAGGCGGTGCCTCTGCGGAAACCAGCGCGGCGCTGGGAAAGATGGGGGCGGTGTTGGCTGGGTCCGGGGGCAGCGGCCTGTCTTGAGGGGCTCGGCCTTGCTAGGCCTGGCCCACCCCGTCGAGCAGCCCAAGCCCAGGTTGCAGCCGCGTACCCTCTTTGCAGCGCGCGTGCTCCTTGTCGCTGGACCTGCACTCACAGTGAGTGAGTTGGTCGCCGCCCTGTGGCCGAACCGGTGGCTGGCGCTGCTGCGGCGCCTCACGGTGCTGCCATTCGAGGGGCTGCTCTACCTGGCCAGGCTGGGCGCCGCGGCCACTGGTTGCCGGGGCTGGCAGCTGGACGTAGGTCTCCGAGGCCGCGTTGCTCGTGCTCGCCACCATGTGCCTCGCGCTCTCACTCACCGTTCTCTCGGCGCATTGGTACGAGCACGCGCAGTGCGCGCTCACCTGCACCCCG GGCGAAGATGGACAGGAGATCTCCATGCCATGGAGAAGAAGCAATCCCTCCACAAGGCCTTTCCCTTGGGAAATGTGTTCTCATACTACCAGAGCAACAGAGAAGTTCAGGAAAACTCAGAGGTCTGCGAAGCTGAGTAG